A DNA window from Arachis duranensis cultivar V14167 chromosome 3, aradu.V14167.gnm2.J7QH, whole genome shotgun sequence contains the following coding sequences:
- the LOC107482222 gene encoding uncharacterized protein LOC107482222 isoform X1, with product MDYGVGVRRKEMALQSGTLLPLLFPKHSSGAMAHAQEIRVCTNRTCRKQGSFQTLETLSALAPPNLAVNSCGCLGRCGAGPNLAILPDGFIVAHCGTPAQAAQLVATLFSRDDADATSSLEALALRKRAEIEFQNRNLSEAELLLSQAIDSEPFGGMHVLFKCRSVVRLELGNYRGALQDAREALNLAPRYSEAYICQGDAFLALNEFESAEQSYLASLDIDPLIRRSKSFKARILKLQEKVAAVNTS from the exons ATGGACTATGGAGTGGGGGTGAGGCGGAAAGAGATGGCGCTCCAGAGTGGCACGCTCTTGCCGTTGCTATTTCCGAAGCACAGTTCAGGCGCCATGGCACATGCACAAGAAATTCGGGTCTGTACCAACCGCACTTGCCGCAAACAGGGATCTTTTCAGACCCTCGAAACCCTCTCTGCCCTCGCTCCTCCCAACCTCGCCGTCAACTCCTGCGGCTGCTTGGGCCGCTGCGGCGCCGGCCCTAACTTGGCAATCCTCCCCGACGGCTTCATCGTCGCCCATTGCGGCACACCGGCTCAGGCGGCTCAGCTCGTGGCCACCTTGTTTTCCAGAGATGATGCCGATGCCACGAGCAGTTTGGAGGCCCTGGCTTTGAGGAAGAGAGCCGAGATTGAGTTCCAGAATCGAAATTTGAGTGAAGCTGAGTTGCTTCTCTCACAGGCTATAGATTCAGAACCCTTTGGTGGCATGCATGTCCTCTTTAAATGCAG GTCAGTTGTAAGGTTGGAATTGGGCAACTACCGTGGGGCCCTTCAAGATGCTAGGGAGGCTTTGAACTTAGCTCCTCGCTATTCTGAG GCTTATATTTGCCAAGGTGATGCCTTCTTGGCATTGAATGAATTCGAATCAGCAGAACAATCATATTTAGCTTCTTTAGACATAGATCCTTTGATCCGTCGCTCTAAATCATTCAAG GCCCGAATATTAAAGCTTCAGGAAAAGGTTGCTGCTGTTAATACGTCATAA
- the LOC107482223 gene encoding uncharacterized protein LOC107482223: METEAAAVLNLFDSCWFELNVLMKSSTIIPPKATSSAENLDCKVRGEEEEEISESASKLARIQTSTHSRSMSDQSVEATSFKHESMSPDSVLMIPSKLQTILSGKEATDSEEEPHQNPPHETVVLVPEKNMKKKRRRETKSLSDLEFEELKGFMDLGFVFSEEDKDSTLASIIPGLQRLGKKESSDSDESMVQRPYLSEAWEVYFYDKKKKEKENPLMNWKFPAVNNETDIKDSLRWWAHTVASSVR, encoded by the coding sequence ATGGAAACAGAAGCTGCTGCTGTCTTGAACCTCTTTGATTCTTGCTGGTTTGAGCTCAATGTACTGATGAAAAGCTCAACAATAATCCCACCAAAAGCAACAAGTTCTGCAGAAAATCTAGATTGTAAGgttagaggagaagaagaagaagaaatatcaGAGTCAGCGTCAAAGCTTGCTCGGATCCAAACAAGTACTCATAGCAGGTCGATGAGTGACCAATCCGTGGAAGCAACAAGCTTCAAGCACGAATCTATGTCACCAGATTCCGTCCTTATGATCCCCTCAAAGCTCCAAACCATTCTCTCAGGAAAAGAAGCCACAGACTCAGAAGAAGAACCTCATCAGAACCCTCCGCATGAGACAGTAGTGTTGGTACCTGAGAAgaacatgaagaagaagaggaggagggaaACAAAGAGTTTGTCAGACCTTGAGTTTGAGGAGCTAAAAGGGTTCATGGATTTGGGTTTTGTTTTCTCAGAAGAGGACAAAGACTCAACCTTGGCTTCAATCATTCCTGGGTTGCAGAGGTTAGGGAAGAAAGAAAGCTCAGATTCTGATGAATCAATGGTTCAAAGGCCTTATCTTTCAGAAGCATGGGAGGTTTATTtttatgataagaaaaagaaagagaaagagaatccATTGATGAATTGGAAGTTCCCTGCTGTAAACAATGAAACTGACATCAAAGATAGCCTCAGATGGTGGGCTCACACTGTTGCTTCCAGTGTCAGATGA
- the LOC107482222 gene encoding uncharacterized protein LOC107482222 isoform X2, protein MDYGVGVRRKEMALQSGTLLPLLFPKHSSGAMAHAQEIRVCTNRTCRKQGSFQTLETLSALAPPNLAVNSCGCLGRCGAGPNLAILPDGFIVAHCGTPAQAAQLVATLFSRDDADATSSLEALALRKRAEIEFQNRNLSEAELLLSQAIDSEPFGGMHVLFKCRSVVRLELGNYRGALQDAREALNLAPRYSEAYICQGDAFLALNEFESAEQSYLASLDIDPLIRRSKSFKVALSL, encoded by the exons ATGGACTATGGAGTGGGGGTGAGGCGGAAAGAGATGGCGCTCCAGAGTGGCACGCTCTTGCCGTTGCTATTTCCGAAGCACAGTTCAGGCGCCATGGCACATGCACAAGAAATTCGGGTCTGTACCAACCGCACTTGCCGCAAACAGGGATCTTTTCAGACCCTCGAAACCCTCTCTGCCCTCGCTCCTCCCAACCTCGCCGTCAACTCCTGCGGCTGCTTGGGCCGCTGCGGCGCCGGCCCTAACTTGGCAATCCTCCCCGACGGCTTCATCGTCGCCCATTGCGGCACACCGGCTCAGGCGGCTCAGCTCGTGGCCACCTTGTTTTCCAGAGATGATGCCGATGCCACGAGCAGTTTGGAGGCCCTGGCTTTGAGGAAGAGAGCCGAGATTGAGTTCCAGAATCGAAATTTGAGTGAAGCTGAGTTGCTTCTCTCACAGGCTATAGATTCAGAACCCTTTGGTGGCATGCATGTCCTCTTTAAATGCAG GTCAGTTGTAAGGTTGGAATTGGGCAACTACCGTGGGGCCCTTCAAGATGCTAGGGAGGCTTTGAACTTAGCTCCTCGCTATTCTGAG GCTTATATTTGCCAAGGTGATGCCTTCTTGGCATTGAATGAATTCGAATCAGCAGAACAATCATATTTAGCTTCTTTAGACATAGATCCTTTGATCCGTCGCTCTAAATCATTCAAGGTAGCATTGAGTCTTTGA
- the LOC107482225 gene encoding large ribosomal RNA subunit accumulation protein YCED homolog 1, chloroplastic: protein MSLLIPSSAAVPLQISQWKTCNVNSQHKIAYISFTPFWNRPVPNSKTRHLYTNRRIEPNVLHKYTAKCKGLDDFESFIDESMDWDDDDDDEVESTGSPWEGAVIYKRNASISHVEYCTTLESLGLGNLSTDLSKNRASVMGLRVTKAVKDYPNGTPVQISIDVVRKKKKLRLDGIIKTVIGLLCSRCGMPSAESVFSEFSLLLTEEPIEEPETIDLGVIYGEDIYTTFGNSGEGNGDDDEDNDALIDLDDRLHFPLEDKEIDISKNIRDRVHLEITMNSVCDPWCKGICMKCGQNFNINSCNCNQEEVKDKKGFGPLGNLKEQMHL, encoded by the exons ATGTCACTTCTTATCCCTTCATCCGCTGCAGTCCCTTTACAAATTTCTCAATGGAAGACTTGTAATGTAAACTCCCAGCATAAAATTGCATATATTTCCTTCACCCCTTTTTGGAATAGACCGGTTCCAAATAGTAAAACCAGACATTTATATACAAACCGTAGAATTGAACCAAATGTGCTGCATAAGTATACTGCTAAATGCAAGGGACTTGATGATTTTGAGTCATTTATTGATGAGTCCATGGATTgggatgacgatgatgatgatgaagttgAATCTACTGGGTCCCCATGGGAAGGTGCTGTTATATATAAGAGAAACGCATCAATTTCACATGTGGAATACTGCACTACCTTGGAGAGTCTAGGTCTAGGAAATCTTTCCACAGATTTATCGAAAAATAGGGCTTCTGTCATGGGATTGCGGGTCACAAAAGCCGTGAAGGACTATCCTAATGGAACTCCTGTTCAGATCTCAATAGATGTGGtcaggaagaagaaaaaattgagGCTTGATGGGATCATAAAAACTGTCATTGGTCTTCTTTGCAGTAG GTGTGGTATGCCATCTGCTGAGAGTGTATTTTCCGAGTTCTCTCTTTTACTCACTGAAGAACCCATTGAAGAACCAGAGACTATTGATCTGGGTGTTATTTATGGGGAAGACATATATACAACCTTTGGAAACAGTGGTGAGGGCAACGGGGATGACGATGAGGACAATGATGCACTAATCGATTTGGATGATAGGCTGCATTTTCCCCTGGAAGACAAAGAAATTGACATTTCAAAGAACATAAGAGACAGGGTGCATCTTGAGATTACCATGAATTCAGTTTGTGATCCGTGGTGCAAAGGCATTTGCATGAAATGTGGCCAAAACTTCAACATCAACAGTTGTAATTGTAACCAGGAGGAAGTGAAAGACAAAAAAGGCTTTGGCCCTCTTGGAAATTTAAAAGAGCAGATGCATTTGTAA